A genomic region of Pseudomonadota bacterium contains the following coding sequences:
- a CDS encoding alanyl-tRNA editing protein, translated as MHKTFWDDPYQKTLKTHVLSVLGNKVLLKETIAFSFSGGQESDNATLNGLPITGSEIDGFLIYYTFQEGHNFSPGDEVLLELNWPRRYRLMRLHFAAELVLELVTRKLNLEKIGAHIAEDKARIDFIFDQNIFLFFEEILSEYNAIIEKDMPIKTGFSDIKNQRRFWEIEGFSKVPCGGTHVKSTGEVGFITLRRKNIGQSKERIEIKLIDENTHTKHKDSPKQA; from the coding sequence ATGCATAAAACCTTTTGGGATGATCCTTATCAGAAGACTTTAAAAACTCACGTACTCTCAGTTTTAGGAAATAAAGTTCTTTTAAAAGAAACTATTGCCTTTTCTTTTTCAGGAGGGCAAGAAAGCGACAATGCTACCCTTAATGGCTTGCCAATTACGGGCTCAGAAATAGATGGTTTCTTGATTTATTATACATTTCAAGAGGGTCATAACTTTTCTCCTGGAGATGAAGTCCTCTTAGAGCTTAACTGGCCGAGGCGCTATAGACTCATGCGACTTCATTTTGCAGCTGAACTTGTTCTTGAACTTGTTACGCGAAAACTTAACCTTGAAAAAATTGGTGCGCACATTGCAGAAGATAAAGCGCGCATTGATTTTATCTTCGATCAAAATATCTTTCTATTTTTTGAAGAAATATTATCAGAATATAACGCTATTATTGAAAAAGATATGCCCATTAAAACAGGATTTTCAGACATTAAAAATCAACGACGTTTTTGGGAAATTGAGGGTTTTTCAAAAGTCCCTTGCGGGGGGACTCATGTTAAATCAACTGGAGAAGTTGGATTTATCACTTTAAGAAGAAAAAATATTGGACAATCGAAGGAGCGCATAGAAATTAAGCTAATTGATGAAAATACGCATACAAAACATAAAGATTCTCCAAAACAAGCATAA